In Rhinopithecus roxellana isolate Shanxi Qingling chromosome 4, ASM756505v1, whole genome shotgun sequence, a single genomic region encodes these proteins:
- the PPP1R18 gene encoding phostensin has translation MATIPDWKLQLLARRRQEEASVRGREKAERERLSQMPAWKRGLLERRRAKLGLSPGEPSPVPGTAEAGPPDPDESAVLLEAIGPVHQNRFIRQERQQQQQQRSEELLAERKPVPLEARERRPSPGEMRDQSPKGRESREERLSPRETRERRLGIGGAQESSLRPLEARDWRQSPGEVGDRSSRLSEPWKWRLSPGETPERSLRLAESREQSPRRKEVESRLSPGESAYQKLGLTEAHKWRPDSRESQEQSLVQLEATEWRLRSEEERQAYSEKCGRKEEWPVPGVAPEETTELSETLTREAQGSSSTGMEAAEQRPVEDGEGGMKPAEGWKWTLNSGKAREWTPRDIEAQTQKPEPSESAEKRLESPGVEAGEGEAEKEEAGAQGRPLRALQNCCSVPSPLPPEDAGTGGLRQQEEEAVELQPPPPAPLSPPPPAPTAPQPPGDPLMSRLFYGVKAGPGVGAPRRSGHTFTVNPRRSVPPATPATPTSPATADAAVPGAGKKRYPTAEEILVLGGYLRLSRSCLAKGSPERHHKQLKISFSETALETTYQYPSESSVLEELGPEPEVPSAPNPPAAQPDDEEDEEELLLLQPELQGGLRTKALIVDESCRR, from the exons ATGGCCACCATCCCAGACTGGAAGCTACAGCTGCTAGCCAGGCGCCGGCAGGAGGAGGCGTCCGTTCGAGGCCGGGAGAAAGCAGAACGGGAGCGCCTGTCCCAGATGCCAGCCTGGAAGCGAGGGCTCCTGGAGCGCCGCCGGGCCAAGCTTGGGCTGTCCCCTGGGGAGCCTAGCCCTGTGCCAGGGACTGCAGAGGCTGGACCTCCAGACCCAGATGAGTCTGCGGTCCTTCTGGAGGCTATTGGGCCAGTGCACCAGAACCGATTTATCCGGCAggagcggcagcagcagcagcaacaaaggAGTGAAGAGCTGCTAGCAGAGAGAAAGCCTGTGCCTCTGGAGGCCCGGGAGCGGAGACCCAGCCCTGGGGAGATGCGGGATCAGAGCCCCAAGGGAAGAGAGTCAAGAGAAGAGAGACTAAGTCCCAGGGAGACCAGAGAGAGGAGACTGGGGATAGGGGGAGCCCAAGAGTCCAGCCTGAGGCCTCTGGAGGCTCGGGACTGGAGGCAAAGCCCAGGAGAGGTGGGAGACAGGAGCTCCCGACTGTCAGAGCCATGGAAATGGAGGCTGAGTCCTGGAGAAACTCCAGAGCGGAGTCTGAGACTAGCAGAGTCTCGAGAGCAAAGCCCCAGGAGAAAAGAGGTGGAAAGTAGACTGAGCCCAGGGGAATCTGCCTACCAGAAGTTGGGCCTGACAGAGGCCCATAAATGGAGACCTGACTCCAGAGAGTCTCAGGAACAGAGTTTGGTACAACTGGAGGCAACAGAGtggaggctgaggtcagaagaagaaagacaagCCTACTCGGAAAAATGTGGGAGGAAAGAAGAGTGGCCAGTTCCAGGGGTGGCCCCGGAAGAGACTACAGAGCTGTCCGAGACCCTGACAAGGGAGGCCCAAGGCAGCAGTTCCACAGGAATGGAGGCAGCAGAGCAGAGGCCTGTGGAAGATGGCGAGGGGGGCATGAAGCCAGCAGAAGGGTGGAAATGGACCCTGAACTCCGGGAAGGCTCGAGAATGGACACCCAGGGACATAGAGGCTCAAACTCAGAAACCAGAACCTTCAGAGTCAGCAGAGAAGCGTCTGGAATCTCCTGGTGTGGAGGCTGGAGaaggggaggctgagaaggaggaggcGGGAGCTCAGGGCAGGCCTCTGAGAGCCCTGCAGAACTGCTGCTCTgtgccctcccccctcccaccagAGGACGCTGGGACTGGAGGCCTGAGAcagcaggaagaggaagcagtggaactccagcccccaccaccagcccctctatctcccccacccccagccccaactGCCCCCCAACCTCCTGGGGATCCCCTCATGAGCCGCCTGTTCTATGGGGTGAAGGCAGGGCCAGGGGTGGGGGCCCCCCGCCGCAGTGGACACACCTTCACCGTCAACCCCCGGCGGTCTGTGCCCCCTGCGACCCCAGCCACCCCAACCTCTCCAGCCACAGCTGATGCTGCAGTCCCGGGAGCTGGGAAGAAGCGGTACCCAACTGCCGAGGAGATCTTGGTTCTGGGGGGCTACCTCCGTCTCAGCCGCAGCTGCCTTGCCAAGGGGTCCCCCGAAAGACACCACAAACAG CTTAAGATCTCCTTCAGCGAGACAGCCCTGGAGACCACGTACCAATACCCCTCCGAGAGTTCGGTACTGGAGGAGCTGGGCCCGGAGCCTGAGGTCCCCAGTGCCCCCAACCCCCCAGCAGCCCAACCCGACGACGAAGAGGATGAGgaagagctgctgctgctgcagccagAGCTCCAGGGCGGCCTGCGCACCAAGGCCCTGATTGTGG ATGAGTCCTGCCGGCGGTGA